A window of Tepidisphaeraceae bacterium contains these coding sequences:
- a CDS encoding SDR family oxidoreductase, which produces MAAVGMRQRGGGAIVNISSLAGKRPIHGRCANNASKAAVNGLTRSMALELAPHGIRMNAIAPGYVRTARWATLNEVSAVRRLRNIPTGAPTDADELAALAMFLASDHACSLIGQIIDLDGGLGVQQVPRDVAL; this is translated from the coding sequence CTGGCCGCAGTGGGAATGCGGCAACGCGGCGGTGGCGCGATTGTGAACATCTCATCATTGGCGGGCAAGCGGCCCATTCACGGCCGCTGCGCCAACAACGCGAGCAAGGCGGCCGTCAACGGCCTTACCCGCAGCATGGCGCTCGAGCTGGCGCCGCACGGCATCCGCATGAACGCGATTGCTCCCGGTTACGTTCGAACCGCACGATGGGCGACGTTGAACGAAGTATCGGCGGTCCGCCGGTTGAGGAACATTCCCACCGGTGCCCCGACAGATGCCGATGAACTGGCGGCGCTGGCCATGTTTTTGGCGTCCGATCATGCCTGCTCGCTCATCGGCCAGATCATCGACCTTGACGGCGGCCTAGGCGTGCAGCAGGTTCCCCGCGACGTCGCACTATGA
- a CDS encoding RDD family protein codes for MTGQVLPEDELVTIQGQRVSAEGKAILLDRLRSGETMPGELEKPTVMRRFGAIFLDALIIGLPFAVIGGVMGASGNLDLVQNGILTFISTAVTVIYFGAMHARNGQTLGKMAAKLYVVKNSDGSKISTGTAYLRSLVYGGLSFLSAFAEMTGAPVIIGVAAIIVGIWGIANVLFALFDRDRQRALHDRITGTRVIHKP; via the coding sequence GTGACCGGGCAAGTGCTGCCCGAAGACGAGCTCGTGACCATTCAGGGCCAACGCGTATCGGCAGAAGGAAAAGCGATCCTGCTCGACCGCCTGCGCTCCGGCGAGACAATGCCGGGCGAGTTGGAGAAGCCGACCGTCATGCGGCGGTTTGGCGCGATCTTCCTCGACGCCCTTATCATTGGCCTGCCGTTCGCGGTCATCGGGGGTGTCATGGGCGCGTCCGGAAATCTGGACCTTGTGCAGAACGGGATCCTCACGTTCATCTCCACGGCCGTGACGGTGATTTATTTCGGGGCGATGCACGCTCGGAATGGCCAGACCCTCGGCAAGATGGCGGCAAAGCTGTACGTGGTGAAGAACAGCGATGGCAGCAAGATCTCGACCGGAACCGCCTACCTGCGCTCGCTGGTCTATGGTGGCCTGAGCTTCCTCAGCGCGTTTGCCGAGATGACGGGCGCCCCCGTGATCATCGGGGTCGCAGCAATCATCGTGGGTATCTGGGGTATTGCCAACGTGCTGTTCGCGCTCTTCGATCGTGACCGCCAGCGTGCGCTGCACGACCGGATCACCGGCACGCGCGTGATCCACAAGCCGTAA